A region of Sulfuricella denitrificans skB26 DNA encodes the following proteins:
- a CDS encoding TonB-dependent receptor, giving the protein MNDKALRGLVVGVCASMAGSGWCVDVDQKSDTQLQEMVIKGDKPAVPANLPATTEGVTAKQIAESINAVTSAEVIKYLPSIVVRERYIGDRNGIVSTRTTGTISSAQSIVYADNLLLSNFLGNSYSYPPRWGMVSPEEIERVDIIYGPFSVLYPGNSMGGVVQMTTRMPERFEAHANLQVFRESFNLYGTNENYDGAHASASIGNKIGDWSIWISGDHIDTHGHPMSFGTATAGGGGTMTVTGAYRDTDPTGAVRVITGGYSIDHTVQDNGKFKLAYDFSPTVRATYTLGVWQNNSDTSVDSYLKDALGNTVYNGNVKIDGTNYKTASLSPGHAESEHWMQGFSVKSNTRGEWDWEAAVSAYDYNKDISRTANYTANNGVDLGTGAIRQGGQVTLMDGTGWQTLDLRGEWRPDGDLKSKHQVSFGYHIDRYELNSNTYTVATDWLTGAAGALSSNSKGRTETQGLYLQDAWRFAPDWQLVVGGRQEYWKAFDGSNYNSANPNPYKQLNYADRTDTAFSPKVSLSFQASTNWALRGSLGKAVRFPTVSEMFQTFTGPGGIKTNDPNLKPEQVVSGELTAERALQNGLWRVSLFQEDKQDALVSQTDTTVSPNITSIQNVDKIRTYGIETALQLSDLWIRGFDLSGSVTYTNSKILQDTQHPAYVGMVQPRIPDWRATLAGIYHASDRLSYSLAARYSGRQYNLLDNSDINPSTYGGASSFLVADAKVVYKVAKQWSTSLGVDNIGNYKAYVAHPYPQRTVFANLKFDY; this is encoded by the coding sequence ATGAACGACAAGGCGTTGCGGGGGTTGGTGGTTGGGGTGTGTGCCAGCATGGCGGGTTCGGGGTGGTGTGTCGATGTGGATCAGAAATCCGATACGCAATTGCAAGAGATGGTCATCAAGGGCGATAAACCGGCTGTTCCGGCCAATTTGCCGGCAACGACCGAGGGTGTGACGGCAAAACAGATCGCAGAAAGTATCAATGCGGTGACCTCTGCCGAGGTGATCAAATACCTGCCGAGCATCGTTGTTCGCGAGCGCTACATCGGCGACCGCAACGGCATCGTTTCGACGCGGACGACCGGCACCATTTCCAGCGCGCAATCCATCGTCTATGCGGACAACCTGCTGCTCTCGAATTTTCTTGGTAACAGCTACAGCTACCCGCCGCGCTGGGGCATGGTATCGCCGGAGGAAATCGAACGGGTCGATATCATCTACGGCCCGTTCTCTGTTCTTTATCCCGGCAACTCGATGGGCGGCGTGGTTCAGATGACGACCCGGATGCCGGAGAGATTCGAAGCCCACGCGAATCTGCAGGTTTTCCGGGAAAGTTTCAACCTCTACGGTACAAACGAAAATTATGATGGCGCGCATGCCAGCGCATCCATTGGCAATAAAATTGGTGACTGGTCTATCTGGATTAGCGGGGATCATATCGATACGCATGGACACCCGATGAGTTTCGGTACCGCCACCGCAGGGGGGGGCGGCACTATGACCGTCACCGGCGCGTATAGAGACACCGATCCGACGGGTGCGGTGCGGGTGATTACTGGTGGTTACAGCATCGACCATACCGTGCAGGACAACGGCAAGTTCAAGCTGGCTTATGATTTCTCTCCGACTGTGCGTGCCACTTACACTTTGGGGGTCTGGCAGAACAACTCGGATACCAGTGTCGACAGCTACCTGAAGGACGCACTCGGGAACACGGTTTACAACGGGAACGTCAAAATCGACGGAACTAATTACAAGACGGCCAGCTTGAGTCCGGGCCACGCTGAAAGCGAGCACTGGATGCAGGGGTTTTCGGTAAAATCCAATACACGAGGCGAATGGGATTGGGAAGCGGCCGTCAGCGCTTACGACTACAACAAGGATATTTCCCGCACGGCAAACTACACTGCAAACAATGGGGTGGATTTGGGCACTGGGGCTATCCGCCAGGGCGGACAAGTTACCTTGATGGACGGCACCGGCTGGCAGACTCTCGACCTGCGCGGCGAGTGGCGCCCCGATGGTGACCTGAAGAGCAAGCACCAGGTAAGCTTTGGTTATCACATTGATCGCTATGAATTAAACTCCAATACCTATACTGTCGCTACGGATTGGCTTACCGGTGCCGCGGGGGCTTTGAGCTCGAATTCGAAGGGAAGGACGGAGACCCAGGGGCTGTACCTTCAGGATGCCTGGCGCTTTGCGCCCGACTGGCAGTTGGTCGTAGGCGGTCGCCAGGAATACTGGAAGGCATTTGACGGGAGTAACTACAATTCTGCCAACCCCAACCCCTACAAGCAACTGAACTATGCTGACCGGACAGACACGGCCTTTTCGCCCAAGGTTTCACTCTCCTTCCAGGCATCGACAAACTGGGCTTTGCGGGGATCACTTGGCAAGGCGGTTCGCTTCCCGACCGTCAGCGAGATGTTCCAGACTTTCACCGGGCCCGGAGGTATAAAGACGAACGATCCAAACCTGAAACCGGAGCAGGTCGTCTCCGGGGAACTCACGGCAGAGAGGGCGCTGCAAAATGGACTGTGGCGTGTTTCGCTGTTCCAGGAAGACAAGCAGGATGCGCTCGTTTCACAAACCGATACGACAGTGTCGCCTAACATCACAAGCATCCAGAATGTCGACAAGATTCGCACCTACGGCATCGAAACCGCACTGCAGCTTAGCGATTTGTGGATACGCGGCTTTGATCTTTCCGGCAGCGTCACTTATACCAATTCGAAGATTCTGCAGGACACCCAGCACCCGGCCTACGTCGGCATGGTTCAGCCGCGCATCCCGGACTGGCGGGCAACGCTGGCCGGTATCTACCATGCGTCCGATCGACTCTCCTACAGTTTGGCGGCCCGTTACAGCGGCCGTCAGTACAACCTCCTGGATAACAGCGACATCAATCCCAGCACCTATGGAGGGGCCAGCTCGTTTTTGGTGGCTGATGCCAAAGTTGTTTACAAGGTCGCGAAACAGTGGAGCACATCTCTTGGCGTAGACAACATCGGCAACTACAAGGCCTATGTCGCCCACCCCTATCCGCAGCGCACCGTGTTTGCAAATTTGAAATTTGATTACTGA
- a CDS encoding transporter: MKRYLLSAVIAMIAANANASCGSAFCSVNTSWDTQGLSSYEGLRVDMRYSYAKADQWRARSSKITPDTPSGSDAEIEDKRTVNQVLNLDADYTINSRWNIALGVPLVKRDHTHTFDSSVTTPFEQQAKFTELGDIRVIGKYKFDLGNLNSGSGIRFGLKLPTGAINKTMTPSDPANNPTVPYALERSSQPGTGSTDAILGAYHFRNLPGTNWGWFASGQVQTAIASRDNYRPGRELSFDLGAHYAITPALNALLQLNAQHRERDSGGYSNVASGGYSWNLSPGLSYAITPQTQLYGFVQAALKQYANTDPADPASGQLTAPWSLAVGVGHRF; this comes from the coding sequence ATGAAACGCTATCTACTCTCAGCCGTCATCGCAATGATCGCAGCGAATGCAAATGCCTCTTGCGGGTCGGCCTTCTGTTCTGTGAACACTAGCTGGGATACACAAGGTCTTTCCAGTTACGAGGGGTTGCGTGTCGACATGCGCTATTCGTATGCAAAGGCTGATCAGTGGCGTGCCAGGTCGTCAAAAATCACGCCAGATACGCCGAGTGGTAGTGATGCGGAAATCGAAGACAAGCGCACCGTTAATCAGGTGCTCAACCTCGATGCAGACTACACGATCAATTCGCGCTGGAATATCGCGCTTGGCGTCCCGCTGGTCAAGCGTGACCACACCCATACCTTCGATTCATCCGTCACCACCCCATTCGAACAACAAGCAAAATTTACCGAGTTGGGCGATATTCGGGTAATCGGAAAATACAAATTTGATCTGGGAAACCTGAATTCGGGGAGCGGGATACGGTTCGGTCTTAAATTGCCCACTGGCGCTATCAACAAAACCATGACACCGTCCGATCCGGCTAACAATCCGACTGTTCCTTATGCGCTGGAGCGTTCCAGCCAGCCAGGAACCGGCAGTACTGATGCCATTCTTGGCGCCTACCATTTCCGTAATCTGCCGGGCACCAATTGGGGCTGGTTTGCCAGTGGTCAGGTACAGACTGCAATTGCCTCCCGTGATAATTATCGACCGGGGAGAGAGCTAAGTTTCGATCTTGGAGCTCACTATGCGATAACGCCTGCACTTAACGCCTTGCTCCAGCTGAATGCGCAACATCGGGAGCGAGACTCGGGAGGCTACTCCAACGTGGCATCGGGCGGCTACTCGTGGAACTTAAGTCCTGGCCTCAGCTATGCGATAACTCCGCAAACTCAATTATATGGATTCGTGCAAGCGGCCCTGAAACAGTACGCAAATACCGACCCGGCTGATCCGGCATCCGGGCAGCTGACTGCACCGTGGTCTCTGGCGGTGGGGGTCGGCCACCGGTTCTAA
- a CDS encoding DUF2946 domain-containing protein, protein MRFQTLRRFVILALFAMVFNALAATVTYAIAAGKGVVVVEMCSSFGLKKIAISTTSGDTRHSPSSVPTAKHCPFCLSPDHATVVFQTADSPPPIFISVFLPSVMAAWAPVHDPQSLWIASLKQEPPVRS, encoded by the coding sequence ATGCGTTTTCAAACCCTTCGTCGCTTTGTCATTCTTGCGCTGTTCGCCATGGTGTTCAATGCCCTAGCCGCCACGGTGACCTATGCCATAGCGGCTGGAAAAGGGGTGGTCGTGGTGGAAATGTGCTCCTCGTTCGGCCTCAAAAAAATCGCCATATCCACAACTAGCGGAGATACGCGGCATTCCCCTTCTTCCGTCCCAACAGCTAAACATTGTCCGTTCTGCCTGTCTCCTGATCATGCCACTGTTGTTTTTCAGACAGCAGATAGCCCGCCACCCATTTTTATTTCGGTTTTCTTGCCATCAGTTATGGCAGCATGGGCACCTGTCCATGACCCACAATCCCTTTGGATTGCCTCGCTAAAACAAGAGCCCCCCGTTCGTTCCTGA
- a CDS encoding sigma-54 interaction domain-containing protein: protein MDAFSLIGHSPIFRQLLNTAQLVAATRATVLISGESGSGKENLARFLHTHSPLASRPFIAVNCANLPENLVESELFGHRRGAFSNAVVDRDGLVRAAHNGTLFLDEIGELPLTAQAKMLRFLENGEILPLGYDQPIKANVRVIAATNCDLEKMVKIGRFRADLFYRLQVVPMEVPPLRERAGDISLLIEHFVEMAAQQHSLSAVSFGPEAMKVLKAYTWPGNVRELKNLCERLTILCNFQRGSLGVENLPLNIRGGQRVATSSPAAAPLNLEQTERDLILQALEQTRGNRTRAAKLLGISRYTLLYRIKKYFGAEESGLVGEA, encoded by the coding sequence ATGGATGCTTTCTCTCTTATCGGCCACTCACCCATCTTCCGCCAATTGTTGAATACGGCACAGCTGGTTGCCGCCACCCGAGCGACCGTGTTGATCAGCGGAGAATCGGGCAGTGGCAAGGAAAATCTGGCGCGCTTCCTGCACACTCACAGCCCCTTGGCAAGCCGGCCCTTCATTGCGGTCAACTGCGCCAACCTTCCGGAAAACCTGGTGGAGTCGGAGCTATTCGGCCACCGCCGCGGCGCTTTCAGCAACGCCGTTGTCGACCGTGATGGCTTGGTGCGGGCAGCCCACAACGGCACATTATTCCTCGACGAGATCGGCGAACTGCCGCTAACGGCGCAGGCCAAAATGTTGCGCTTCCTGGAAAACGGCGAAATCCTGCCGCTGGGTTACGATCAGCCGATCAAGGCCAACGTCCGCGTGATTGCCGCAACCAACTGCGACCTGGAAAAAATGGTAAAGATCGGCCGCTTCCGCGCCGACCTGTTTTACCGTTTGCAGGTGGTGCCGATGGAGGTGCCGCCGCTGCGCGAACGCGCGGGCGACATTAGCTTGCTGATAGAGCACTTTGTTGAAATGGCGGCACAGCAGCACAGTCTCAGTGCAGTTTCCTTCGGCCCGGAAGCCATGAAAGTGCTCAAGGCTTACACTTGGCCCGGCAACGTGCGCGAGTTGAAAAACCTGTGCGAGCGCCTGACGATATTGTGCAATTTCCAACGTGGTTCCCTCGGCGTGGAAAACCTGCCTCTCAACATCCGCGGTGGTCAGCGCGTTGCCACATCCAGCCCTGCGGCTGCCCCGCTCAATCTGGAGCAGACCGAGCGCGATCTCATCCTGCAAGCCCTGGAACAGACCAGAGGCAACCGCACCCGGGCTGCCAAGCTGCTGGGCATCAGTCGCTACACCCTGCTTTACCGGATAAAGAAATACTTTGGCGCCGAAGAATCCGGCCTTGTTGGCGAAGCGTAA
- a CDS encoding ferritin-like domain-containing protein gives MKITKKKLLEELNKDLEWEYAAAVQYVQHASAITGAQYESIQKELIIHSQEEMMHAVMLSDQIDFLGGVPTVDVEKRETDSDSLAMLKQDLKGEDNAINRYKERIAQAEALKEYGLRRVLEDILIQEEEHKRDLLTVIKSK, from the coding sequence ATGAAAATTACGAAGAAGAAACTGCTCGAGGAACTCAACAAAGATCTGGAATGGGAATACGCCGCGGCGGTACAGTACGTTCAGCATGCTTCCGCGATCACCGGTGCACAGTATGAGTCGATCCAGAAGGAATTGATCATTCACTCCCAGGAGGAGATGATGCATGCCGTCATGCTGTCCGACCAGATTGATTTTCTTGGTGGGGTGCCCACGGTGGACGTGGAAAAGCGCGAAACCGACAGCGACAGCTTGGCGATGTTGAAGCAGGATCTAAAAGGCGAGGACAATGCCATCAATCGCTACAAAGAACGGATTGCCCAGGCCGAGGCGCTCAAGGAGTATGGTTTGCGCCGGGTGCTCGAGGATATCCTGATCCAGGAGGAAGAACACAAGCGTGACCTGCTGACGGTAATCAAGTCGAAATAG
- a CDS encoding SAM-dependent methyltransferase: MKEIWNQRYSGDTFFYGSDPNAFLVSQLHRFKPGQTVLAVADGEGRNGVWLARQGLDVTAVDFSPVAVEKAQRLAGQYGVTVRHEISDLFTWNWGENRFDAVVAIFTQFVGPEQRRILNELMLRALKPGGLLILQGYRPKQLEYQTGGPSSVENLYTAETLREEFSSMEILHLAEHDDEICEGDGHCGLSALVDLVARKGF, from the coding sequence TTGAAAGAGATATGGAACCAGCGTTATAGCGGGGACACATTTTTCTACGGTAGCGACCCCAACGCTTTTCTGGTCTCGCAGCTTCATCGGTTCAAGCCAGGGCAAACCGTTCTGGCCGTGGCCGATGGCGAGGGGCGTAACGGCGTCTGGCTTGCCCGGCAGGGACTGGATGTGACGGCGGTGGATTTTTCCCCGGTGGCAGTAGAAAAGGCGCAACGACTGGCGGGGCAATACGGGGTGACAGTGCGCCACGAAATCAGTGACCTGTTTACCTGGAACTGGGGTGAAAACCGCTTTGATGCTGTTGTGGCGATTTTCACCCAGTTTGTTGGCCCTGAACAGCGACGCATCCTGAATGAACTGATGCTACGCGCTCTCAAGCCGGGCGGTTTGCTGATCCTGCAGGGCTACCGGCCAAAACAACTGGAATACCAGACCGGCGGACCTTCCAGCGTAGAAAATCTGTACACGGCAGAAACCCTGCGCGAGGAATTTTCTTCCATGGAAATTCTTCATCTCGCCGAACATGACGACGAAATTTGCGAAGGGGATGGCCACTGCGGCTTATCGGCGCTGGTGGACTTGGTGGCACGCAAGGGTTTTTAA
- a CDS encoding DsbC family protein — translation MRSKFLVFLVSGFFFAGAALADTKLGADEVGVKAAIEKRFPDIKIDSLQKTQFGGLYEAVMEGSQVFYTDKTASFILVGNLIDAKTQRNVTEERIRDLMRVKFDTLPLESAIKQVKGNGKRKLAVFSDPDCPYCKKLDAELEKVTDVTIYTFLYPIASLHPQAGDKAKAVWCAPDRVKAWEDLIQKGTVPQAGGKCENPLAKIAELGRKLKVNGTPTIIFADGMRVPGMIPAANLEKLLNGERPQN, via the coding sequence ATGCGTTCAAAATTTTTGGTTTTCCTGGTGTCGGGTTTTTTCTTTGCCGGCGCGGCACTGGCTGATACCAAGCTGGGTGCGGATGAGGTGGGGGTGAAGGCCGCCATCGAGAAGAGGTTTCCAGATATCAAGATCGATAGCCTGCAAAAAACCCAATTCGGTGGCCTGTATGAGGCTGTCATGGAGGGAAGCCAGGTTTTCTACACCGACAAAACCGCCAGTTTCATTCTTGTCGGCAACTTGATCGACGCCAAGACCCAGCGTAATGTGACAGAAGAACGGATTCGCGATTTGATGCGGGTGAAATTCGATACGTTGCCGTTGGAATCGGCGATCAAGCAAGTGAAGGGTAACGGCAAGCGCAAACTGGCGGTGTTCTCTGACCCGGATTGCCCGTATTGCAAGAAGCTCGATGCTGAACTGGAAAAGGTCACCGATGTGACGATTTATACTTTCCTCTATCCGATCGCCAGTCTCCACCCTCAGGCCGGAGACAAGGCCAAGGCGGTATGGTGTGCGCCTGATCGCGTCAAGGCGTGGGAAGATTTGATTCAGAAGGGAACCGTGCCGCAGGCGGGTGGCAAGTGTGAAAATCCCTTGGCGAAAATCGCCGAGCTGGGCCGCAAGCTCAAGGTCAATGGCACGCCTACGATCATCTTCGCCGACGGGATGCGTGTTCCCGGTATGATTCCAGCTGCTAATCTGGAAAAGCTGCTTAACGGGGAAAGGCCACAGAATTGA
- a CDS encoding UbiH/UbiF family hydroxylase, translating to MSDEFDVIIVGAGLVGASFAQAMKDSGLKLALVEGVAPTAPAPEWTSRVYAISPGSIEFLSESGAWQQFDAARIAPVLGMHIYGDDGKSNLDFDAHQSGLSELAVIAEVRHMQYGLWQALQRQENLELFCPARCASMSLQEEIAVLRLEDGRELRAPLMVGADGRDSWVRSQAGMDAEPAPYRQMGVIANFETELPHGDAAWEWFRGDGVLAFLPLPGDREGQSKGPSGDTTPERHRISIVWTAFEERAAELMALQPDAFCQQVQEASLSALGELKLLSKPAAFPLRLLHLEHLVKPRVALIGDAAHNVHPLAGQGVNLGFQDARELAKVLKDRGPQPDCGDYFLLRRYERARKADILAMQMVTDGLQKLFNNRNPALKLARNLGLSITGSLPWLKNGLVQHAVGRHLN from the coding sequence ATGAGCGACGAATTCGACGTCATCATTGTGGGTGCTGGGTTGGTTGGCGCGTCGTTCGCACAGGCGATGAAGGACAGCGGGCTGAAGCTGGCGCTGGTGGAAGGCGTGGCGCCGACTGCTCCAGCGCCGGAGTGGACCAGCCGGGTCTACGCCATCAGTCCGGGCAGTATCGAGTTCCTCAGCGAAAGCGGGGCCTGGCAGCAGTTCGATGCCGCCCGCATTGCCCCGGTGCTGGGCATGCACATTTACGGCGATGACGGGAAGTCCAACCTGGATTTCGACGCCCATCAATCCGGGCTGTCCGAATTGGCGGTGATTGCGGAAGTGCGCCATATGCAGTACGGTCTGTGGCAGGCGCTGCAGCGGCAGGAAAACCTCGAGTTGTTCTGCCCGGCACGCTGCGCCAGCATGAGTTTGCAGGAAGAAATCGCCGTGCTGCGCCTGGAAGATGGCCGCGAATTGCGTGCTCCGCTGATGGTCGGCGCGGATGGGCGGGACTCCTGGGTGCGTTCGCAGGCTGGCATGGATGCCGAACCTGCACCCTACCGCCAGATGGGGGTGATTGCCAACTTCGAAACCGAGCTGCCCCATGGCGATGCTGCCTGGGAGTGGTTCCGTGGCGACGGCGTGCTGGCCTTCCTGCCTTTGCCGGGCGACCGCGAAGGGCAGAGCAAGGGCCCCTCTGGGGATACGACCCCGGAGCGCCATCGTATTTCTATCGTCTGGACAGCGTTCGAGGAGCGTGCGGCCGAGCTGATGGCGCTGCAGCCGGATGCGTTCTGCCAGCAGGTGCAGGAGGCGAGCCTCAGCGCCCTGGGTGAATTGAAACTGCTCAGCAAGCCTGCCGCGTTTCCGCTGCGCTTGCTGCATCTGGAACACTTGGTCAAACCTCGAGTGGCACTGATCGGAGATGCCGCTCACAATGTTCATCCGCTTGCGGGACAGGGTGTCAACCTGGGTTTTCAGGATGCGCGGGAGCTGGCGAAAGTGCTGAAGGATCGTGGCCCTCAGCCGGACTGCGGTGATTATTTCCTGCTGCGTCGCTATGAGCGGGCGCGTAAGGCGGACATTCTGGCGATGCAGATGGTGACCGACGGGCTGCAAAAGTTGTTCAACAATCGCAACCCGGCACTGAAGCTGGCGCGCAATCTGGGTCTTTCCATTACCGGCAGCTTGCCCTGGCTGAAAAACGGCCTGGTGCAACATGCGGTGGGGCGGCATCTCAACTAA
- the pepP gene encoding Xaa-Pro aminopeptidase encodes MMNYQLYTQRRRRLVDQMQDGVAVIPTAPERSRNRDSSYPYRFDSYFYYLTGFGEPDAVLVLVAGAAPKSILFCREKNPEREVWDGFRYGPEAARETFGFDEAYPIGQLDEMMTKLLADQPSLHFHLGADSVWDARAVGWLNAVRAEVRNGIAAPSAIRDVRVPLDEMRLIKCPEEIATMRRAAEISTAAHRRAMQQVRPGRHEYEIEAELLHDFRRQGAQAPAYSSIVAGGANACVLHYVDNSAGLRDGDLLLIDAGCELDGYAADITRTFPVNGCYSAAQKDVYEMVLAAQAAAIGAVKIGASWDDPHQAALKVLVQGMIDLGLFTGSVDGLLESGDYKRFYMHKTGHWLGMDVHDVGDYKKSGEWRKLEAGMVLTVEPGCYIRPGEGVPEHLWNIGIRIEDDVLVTAQGCEVLTTAAPKTVAEIEAVMAEAI; translated from the coding sequence ATGATGAATTACCAGCTATACACTCAGCGCCGCCGCCGGCTGGTCGATCAGATGCAGGATGGCGTGGCGGTGATCCCCACTGCGCCTGAGCGCTCCCGTAATCGGGATAGCAGTTATCCTTATCGATTCGACAGCTATTTTTATTACCTTACTGGCTTTGGTGAACCTGATGCTGTGCTGGTTTTGGTCGCCGGAGCTGCACCCAAAAGCATCCTGTTCTGTCGTGAGAAAAACCCCGAGCGCGAAGTCTGGGACGGATTTCGCTATGGTCCTGAGGCGGCGCGCGAGACTTTCGGTTTCGACGAGGCTTATCCGATTGGTCAGTTGGACGAGATGATGACCAAGCTGCTCGCCGACCAGCCCAGCCTGCATTTCCATCTCGGTGCCGACAGCGTCTGGGATGCGCGGGCGGTGGGCTGGCTTAACGCGGTACGGGCCGAGGTGCGCAACGGCATTGCGGCACCGTCCGCAATCAGGGACGTGCGCGTGCCGCTGGACGAAATGCGGCTGATCAAATGTCCTGAGGAAATCGCCACCATGCGCCGCGCTGCCGAAATTTCCACCGCCGCGCATCGCCGTGCCATGCAGCAGGTTCGACCGGGGCGGCACGAATACGAAATTGAAGCGGAATTGCTGCATGATTTTCGTCGCCAAGGCGCGCAGGCACCGGCGTATTCATCCATCGTGGCGGGAGGCGCCAATGCCTGTGTGCTGCATTATGTGGATAATAGTGCCGGACTCAGGGATGGTGATCTGCTGCTGATCGATGCCGGCTGCGAACTGGATGGCTATGCCGCCGATATCACTCGTACTTTTCCGGTCAACGGGTGCTACAGCGCTGCGCAAAAAGACGTGTACGAAATGGTGCTGGCGGCACAGGCAGCGGCAATCGGTGCCGTGAAAATCGGTGCCAGCTGGGATGATCCGCATCAGGCTGCCCTCAAGGTGCTGGTGCAGGGCATGATAGACCTTGGCCTGTTTACGGGAAGCGTGGACGGGCTGCTGGAATCGGGCGATTACAAGCGCTTCTACATGCATAAGACTGGCCACTGGCTGGGGATGGATGTGCATGACGTGGGCGACTACAAGAAAAGCGGAGAGTGGCGCAAGCTGGAAGCAGGCATGGTGTTGACTGTCGAGCCTGGTTGCTATATCCGGCCCGGCGAGGGCGTGCCTGAGCATCTGTGGAATATCGGTATCCGCATCGAAGATGATGTACTGGTGACAGCGCAGGGTTGCGAAGTATTGACGACGGCAGCCCCAAAAACAGTGGCTGAAATTGAAGCAGTCATGGCGGAGGCTATATGA
- the murU gene encoding N-acetylmuramate alpha-1-phosphate uridylyltransferase MurU, producing MKAMILAAGRGERMRPLTDLTPKPLLEAGGKPLIIWHIEKLARAGFTELIINHAHLGEKLEAALGDGSRFGVSICYSPEIEALETAGGITNAMPLLGPEPFLVVNGDIFCDYDFTDLPRELGEFSAWLVLVDNPDHHPDGDFALRQGKVLDDGEHKLTFSGIGIYRTELFSAIARGTKARLAPLLREQMAAGRVGGEHYHGLWLDIGTPQRLHALDGLLRNSGREAHSE from the coding sequence ATGAAAGCTATGATCCTCGCCGCCGGGCGCGGCGAGCGCATGCGTCCGCTCACCGATCTCACGCCTAAACCTTTGTTGGAGGCGGGGGGCAAACCGCTGATCATCTGGCACATCGAAAAACTGGCGCGGGCCGGTTTCACGGAGCTGATCATTAACCACGCCCACCTCGGCGAAAAGCTCGAGGCGGCCCTCGGTGATGGCAGTCGTTTCGGGGTGAGTATTTGCTATTCTCCCGAGATTGAAGCGCTGGAGACCGCTGGCGGCATCACCAACGCCATGCCGTTGCTGGGGCCGGAACCCTTCCTGGTGGTCAACGGCGATATTTTCTGCGACTATGACTTCACCGACCTGCCGCGTGAACTGGGTGAGTTTTCGGCCTGGCTGGTACTGGTGGATAATCCCGATCACCACCCCGATGGGGATTTTGCATTAAGGCAGGGCAAGGTGCTGGATGATGGCGAGCACAAACTCACATTCAGCGGGATAGGAATCTACCGCACTGAATTATTTTCGGCTATTGCTCGTGGGACGAAAGCCAGGCTCGCACCGCTGCTGCGCGAACAGATGGCTGCAGGTCGGGTCGGCGGTGAGCATTACCACGGCTTGTGGCTGGATATCGGTACGCCGCAGCGGCTCCATGCGCTGGATGGCTTGCTGCGGAACTCCGGGCGGGAAGCGCACTCTGAATAG